The following proteins are co-located in the Anser cygnoides isolate HZ-2024a breed goose chromosome 2, Taihu_goose_T2T_genome, whole genome shotgun sequence genome:
- the IRX2 gene encoding iroquois-class homeodomain protein IRX-2 has translation MSYPQGYLYQPPGSLALYSCPAYGASALAAPRSEELARSSSGSAFSPYPGSAAFTAQAAATGFTSPLQYSTDPATGFPSYMGSPYDAHTTGMTGAISYHPYGSPAYPYQLNDPAYRKNATRDATATLKAWLQEHRKNPYPTKGEKIMLAIITKMTLTQVSTWFANARRRLKKENKMTWAPRNKSEDEDDDEGDGARSKEESPEKMPESNETSAEDEGISLQVDSLTDHSCSAESDGEKLPCRAGDPLCESGSECKDKYEDVEEEEDDDDEEDEDDEEDIEEDDGGGGERDPPAKPATSSPLAAVEAPLLGHPHADAARSASKAALGGRASPGPPTPASKPKLWSLAEIATSDLKSQNLGQGCQPAALSSATPASAPHSAAYSPSSLLGRHIYYTSPFYSNYTNYGNFNALQSQGILRYNSAAVASNEGLSQTVLNASSVHKQSSDSLKTITNQLEQHYRPSSYDSKKDPTEVCTVGVQPYL, from the exons ATGTCCTATCCTCAGGGTTACCTCTACCAGCCCCCCGGCTCGCTGGCTCTGTACTCCTGCCCGGCGTACGGGGCGTCGGCGCTGGCGGCCCCCAGGAGCGAGGAGCTGGCCAGGTCTTCGTCGGGATCGGCATTCAGCCCTTACCCGGGATCGGCAGCTTTCACCGCCCAGGCGGCGGCCACAGGCTTCACCAGCCCGCTCCAGTACTCCACAGACCCCGCCACGGGATTCCCCTCCTACATG GGCTCCCCTTACGACGCCCATACGACTGGGATGACCGGAGCCATCAGCTACCACCCGTACGGCAGCCCTGCCTACCCTTACCAGCTCAACGACCCCGCGTACAGGAAAAACGCCACCCGCGACGCCACAGCCACGCTGAaggcctggctgcaggagcaccGCAAGAACCCCTACCCCACCAAGGGTGAGAAGATTATGCTGGCCATCATCACCAAGATGACCCTCACCCAGGTCTCCACCTGGTTCGCCAACGCCCGCCGGCGGctcaagaaggaaaacaagatgacCTGGGCCCCGCGGAACAAGAGCGAGGACGAGGACGACGACGAAGGCGATGGGGCGAGGAGTAAAGAGGAGAGTCCCGAGAAGATGCCCGAGAGCAACGAAACCTCCGCGGAGGACGAAG GGATCAGCTTGCAAGTCGACTCGCTGACGGACCACTCCTGCTCTGCCGAGTCGGACGGCGAGAAGCTGCCCTGCCGAGCCGGCGACCCCCTCTGCGAGTCGGGCTCGGAGTGCAAGGACAAGTACGAGGACgtcgaggaggaggaggacgacgaCGACGAGGAGGACGAGGACGACGAGGAGGACATCGAGGAGGacgacggcggcggcggggagcgcgACCCGCCGGCCAAGCCCGCCACCTCCTCGCCGCTGGCCGCCGTGGAGGCCCCTCTGCTCGGCCACCCGCACGCCGACGCCGCCCGCAGCGCCAGCAAGGCGGCGCTGGGCGGCCGCGCCTCCCCCGGGCCCCCGACGCCGGCCAGCAAGCCTAAGCTCTGGTCGCTGGCCGAAATCGCCACCTCGGACCTCAAGAGCCAGAACCTGGGCCAAGGCTGCCAGCCAGCGGCGTTGTCCTCGGCCACCCCCGCCTCCGCCCCGCACAGCGCTGCCTACTcgccctcctccctcctgggGAGGCATATTTATTACACCTCACCTTTTTATAGCAATTATACAAACTATGGGAACTTTAACGCTCTCCAGAGCCAGGGAATCCTGAGATACAACTCGGCAGCAGTGGCTTCAAACGAGGGACTAAGTCAGACTGTCCTAAATGCCAGCTCTGTTCAcaagcagagcagtgactcTTTGAAAACGATCACTAAccagctagaacagcattacAGGCCCTCTAGTTATGACTCAAAGAAAG ATCCCACTGAAGTCTGCACAGTAGGAGTACAACCATACCTATAG